The Chryseobacterium aureum genome contains a region encoding:
- a CDS encoding CCPGW family putative bacteriocin: MKNSKKLSREAMKTVQGAINGCNPQIFCTSPQTKCCPGWVCAGIRQYCIAV; encoded by the coding sequence ATGAAAAATTCAAAAAAACTTTCAAGAGAAGCAATGAAAACTGTACAAGGTGCTATTAATGGGTGTAATCCACAGATATTTTGTACTAGCCCACAAACAAAGTGCTGCCCAGGATGGGTTTGTGCTGGTATAAGACAATATTGTATAGCCGTATAA
- a CDS encoding O-methyltransferase, with protein sequence MSFFEEKNPEMDRYLEAHASSESEILKKLRRETYQKTTQPHMISGYQQGRLLTIISQMLQPKSILEIGTFTGYATLCLASGLAKDGKITTLDVNEDLAYLPKKYFEASEYASQIDFKLQDAKEYLKETDEFFDLIFVDADKENYAEYFRLIKPHTKSGSVVLFDNVLWYGKVLEENPKLKSTQSIQELNDLAAKDEDFENLILPLRDGVNFLRRK encoded by the coding sequence ATGAGTTTTTTTGAAGAAAAGAATCCTGAAATGGACAGATATTTGGAAGCACACGCTTCTTCAGAATCCGAAATTCTGAAAAAACTGAGAAGAGAGACTTACCAGAAAACCACACAACCACATATGATTTCCGGGTATCAGCAGGGAAGGTTATTAACAATTATTTCCCAGATGCTGCAGCCGAAAAGTATTCTTGAAATAGGAACATTTACCGGGTATGCCACCTTATGCCTGGCGTCTGGATTGGCAAAAGATGGAAAAATCACAACGTTGGACGTTAATGAAGACCTTGCCTATCTGCCGAAAAAATATTTTGAAGCAAGTGAATATGCCTCCCAGATTGATTTTAAACTTCAGGATGCTAAAGAATATTTAAAAGAAACAGATGAATTTTTTGATCTGATTTTTGTAGATGCCGATAAAGAAAACTACGCTGAATATTTCAGGCTGATCAAACCCCACACAAAATCCGGAAGCGTAGTGCTTTTTGATAATGTATTGTGGTACGGAAAAGTGTTGGAAGAAAATCCAAAGCTTAAATCTACACAGTCTATCCAGGAATTAAATGATTTGGCCGCAAAAGACGAAGATTTTGAAAATCTTATTTTACCTTTGCGCGATGGAGTCAACTTTCTTCGCAGAAAGTAA
- a CDS encoding HTTM domain-containing protein translates to MMKKLNVLYTRMENFFFKEDNQAEFLSFFRVAIGLVILLQFTAVLPDFDKLFSSSSIIPQDIMDVFTPDWLITFSKIVSFLQTFGIEERTTIMVTQGLFIALCIFIITGFYSRVSALLLLILQIALLKGSSFFAYGADFFTSMSLFYLMLFPSDQHFSLRNCVFNRKTGTADITPVKRLFQIHISIAYFFSGLDKALGFNWWNGEAIWKAIHLPYSNRDLNIDFSWLAEHPYLLNFIGWSTIIIEMCYPLFIWYKPTQKTWLFLTVSMHIGIALVLNLYYFSAIMIVWNITNFYFELPAKKTAAGSKKKRSVRIPQQIRL, encoded by the coding sequence ATGATGAAAAAGCTAAATGTACTCTATACCCGAATGGAAAATTTCTTCTTCAAAGAGGATAATCAAGCGGAATTTTTAAGCTTCTTCCGGGTTGCCATAGGACTCGTGATCCTTTTACAGTTTACGGCTGTGTTACCGGATTTTGACAAATTATTTTCGAGCAGCAGCATTATTCCACAGGATATCATGGATGTTTTTACTCCTGACTGGCTGATAACCTTTTCAAAAATAGTCAGCTTTTTACAAACTTTCGGAATTGAAGAAAGGACAACCATTATGGTTACTCAAGGATTGTTTATTGCTTTGTGCATTTTTATCATTACCGGATTTTATTCCAGGGTTTCCGCACTTCTTCTGCTTATCCTGCAGATTGCATTGCTTAAAGGAAGTTCCTTCTTTGCGTATGGTGCAGATTTTTTTACTAGCATGTCCTTATTTTATCTGATGCTTTTTCCATCGGATCAGCATTTTTCACTGAGAAATTGTGTATTCAACAGAAAAACGGGAACTGCTGATATCACTCCTGTTAAACGATTATTTCAGATTCATATCTCTATTGCTTATTTCTTTTCGGGACTGGATAAAGCATTAGGCTTCAACTGGTGGAACGGGGAAGCTATCTGGAAAGCAATCCACCTTCCCTACTCCAACAGAGATCTGAATATAGATTTCAGCTGGCTGGCAGAACATCCTTATCTTCTAAACTTCATAGGATGGAGTACAATCATTATTGAAATGTGCTATCCGCTTTTCATCTGGTACAAACCAACACAAAAGACGTGGCTTTTCCTAACGGTTTCTATGCATATAGGAATTGCCCTCGTTCTCAATTTATATTACTTTTCCGCCATTATGATTGTATGGAATATCACCAATTTCTATTTTGAACTGCCCGCTAAAAAAACAGCGGCCGGTTCAAAGAAAAAACGGTCCGTTCGTATTCCGCAGCAGATCCGTTTATAA